In Citrus sinensis cultivar Valencia sweet orange chromosome 2, DVS_A1.0, whole genome shotgun sequence, a single genomic region encodes these proteins:
- the LOC102617153 gene encoding non-specific lipid transfer protein GPI-anchored 2-like has product MGKGNRSAAATAAAAAAAFFLIMVSCIGSSSGQALAPGPYMAFGPSPSPEDDCLMKVLNMSDCLSYVTEGSNVTVPDKPCCPELAGLVESNPICLCQLLGKNNTYGIKIDITRALKLPSVCGVTTPPVNLCSLAGVPIEAPTGSPGPASPGTQPPSGLAASPSNGNNDNAASGNAGSVLALLVGLAVASLI; this is encoded by the exons ATGGGAAAGGGAAACCGCAGCGCAGCAGCAACCGCAGCCGCCGCCGCCGCTGCTTTCTTCTTAATAATGGTTTCTTGTATCGGCTCTTCGTCAGGCCAGGCGTTGGCGCCGGGGCCATATATGGCCTTCGGGCCGTCACCCTCGCCCGAGGACGACTGTTTGATGAAGGTACTGAACATGTCGGACTGCTTGTCGTACGTGACGGAGGGAAGCAATGTGACGGTGCCGGACAAGCCGTGCTGCCCGGAGCTGGCCGGTTTGGTTGAGAGCAACCCCATTTGTTTGTGCCAGCTTCTCGGGAAGAACAATACGTATGGAATCAAGATTGATATCACTCGAGCTCTCAAGCTTCCTTCTGTTTGTGGCGTCACCACCCCTCCGGTTAATCTTTGCTCCT TGGCTGGAGTTCCGATTGAAGCTCCAACAGGAAGCCCAGGGCCCGCGTCACCAg GTACTCAACCGCCGTCCGGTTTAGCTGCCAGCCCTTCAAATGGAAATAATGACAATGCAGCATCAGGCAACGCAGGCTCCGTTCTGGCCCTCCTTGTTGGCTTAGCAGTTGCATCTCtgatttaa
- the LOC127900249 gene encoding putative F-box protein At5g55150, whose translation MAPQQLSWSSLPDELLSVIIQKLIDSDDILNCAVCAAVCSSWQSVVKDLYHQIRPNLPPLLLRNLNENCVNRQSCTFFNPKTKKFREIPLPEVKGRWVSCSSHGWLLTVSCLDETQNMFLLHPFTRSQVKLPPPPPGTQLQFLNGLRVITSTSPLDPDCLVLASLYVSSKLAFCKPGDRNWTSIVHDQYIRFTNTSAHFYDGRNCCKVKSGSGIKRYRTPDPIAIHSFDVCRSRGPLFYKGYFYCLGSCNFIFRIRFDHPHAPTAEAMPFKPHEFCCNARYNYLVELNSDLFIVSRFLIPHKSYPCELTCAFIVCKLDLETEKWIMVNNIGNNAVLLGENNSTTCVVSSDGEDNYFGANCIYFVDDMYPRDIGVYYMTSQCIQRPRRPLPLWTTSTSLNWLQV comes from the coding sequence ATGGCACCACAACAGCTATCATGGTCCAGTCTTCCAGATGAACTTCTATCAGTAATTATCCAAAAACTGATTGATTCCGATGATATTTTAAACTGTGCAGTCTGTGCAGCCGTCTGTTCGTCATGGCAATCTGTCGTCAAAGATCTTTATCACCAAATTAGACCTAATTTGCCTCCTCTCTTGCTTCGAAACTTAAACGAAAATTGCGTCAACCGTCAGTCCTGTACCTTCTTCAATcccaaaacaaagaaattccGCGAAATTCCATTACCAGAAGTAAAGGGGAGATGGGTTTCGTGTTCATCTCATGGATGGCTGCTAACCGTAAGCTGCTTGGATGAAACCCAAAATATGTTCCTCTTACATCCTTTCACCAGGTCTCAAGTCAAGTTACCCCCACCCCCACCAGGAACCCAACTCCAGTTTCTAAACGGCTTGAGGGTGATCACATCGACCAGCCCTTTGGATCCAGACTGTCTCGTTCTTGCTTCCTTATATGTTTCGTCAAAATTGGCCTTTTGCAAACCCGGAGACAGGAATTGGACGAGTATAGTACATGATCAATATATTCGATTTACCAACACCTCGGCCCACTTTTATGACGGTCGGAACTGCTGCAAAGTAAAAAGCGGCAGTGGAATAAAGAGATACAGAACTCCAGATCCAATAGCAATACATAGTTTTGATGTCTGTCGTTCAAGGGGACCCTTATTTTATAAGGGTTACTTCTATTGTCTTGGTAGTTGCAATTTCATCTTCCGTATAAGATTTGATCATCCTCATGCACCTACAGCAGAAGCAATGCCTTTTAAACCACACGAATTTTGCTGCAATGCCAGATACAATTACTTGGTGGAGTTGAACAGCGACTTGTTTATTGTTTCAAGATTCCTTATACCTCACAAAAGCTATCCTTGCGAGTTGACTTGTGCTTTTATAGTCTGCAAATTAGATTTGGAGACGGAAAAGTGGATTATGGTTAACAATATAGGTAACAATGCAGTTTTATTGGGCGAGAATAATTCCACAACTTGCGTTGTTAGCAGCGATGgagaagataattattttggagcaaattgcatatattttgttgatgaCATGTATCCAAGGGATATAGGAGTATACTACATGACTTCACAATGTATTCAACGGCCTCGACGGCCTTTACCACTTTGGACAACGTCTACAAGTCTAAATTGGCTTCAGGTCTGA
- the LOC102616361 gene encoding serine carboxypeptidase 1-like: protein MFRQNKKPSQICTSILPSTYFLKLFIHVVSTCIHVICKGGDQKKETMKLTLVTRLLLALCLTLLASSLSFSEANDHQLADNAIKRLIKSRSRSKNSPAALPRSFKKIINFNARKEYSPAVRSSIYQPQTGSMEHDKINALPGQPNGIGFNQYAGYVTVDAQAGRALFYYFVESPENSSTNPLVLWLNGGPGCSSFGNGAMTELGPFRVNSDGKTLFQNEYAWNNVANVIFLESPAGVGFSYSNTTSDYDHAGDNSTAADSYTFLVNWLERFPQYKNRDFFITGESYAGHYVPQLADTIVSHNKVANQTIINLKGVAIGNGVLNDPTDEWGAVDFYWSHALISDESYKGIHTYCDFTSENSTEQCDKFLSQSSDEIGDIFGYNIYAPFCNGTGTQGNPSGSVNEFDPCSRDYVNTYLNSPQVQTALHVNPTKWSSCSAIGWTDSPPTVLPLIKDLMANGIRVWIYSGDIDGVVPITSTRYSISSLNLPIKTPWYPWYINANEVGGYVEGYEGLTFVTVRGAGHFVPSYQPKRALVMIASFLQGILPPSES, encoded by the exons ATGTTCCGGCAGAACAAGAAACCAAGTCAAATTTGTACCTCAATTTTACCGTCGACGTACTTCCTCAAGTTATTTATACATGTTGTTTCCACATGCATTCATGTCATTTGTAAAGGAGgagaccaaaaaaaagaaacaatgaagCTAACATTGGTCACAAGGCTGCTTCTAGCCCTTTGTTTAACCCTTTTGGCATCATCACTTAGCTTTAGTGAAGCCAATGATCATCAGCTGGCTGACAACGCTATTAAAAGGCTGATCAAATCAAGGAGTAGGTCAAAGAATAGTCCTGCAGCTTTGCCACGGTCTTTcaaaaagattattaattttaatgccaGGAAAGAGTATTCTCCAGCAGTGCGATCCAGTATTTATCAGCCTCAGACTGGTTCAATGGAACACGACAAGATTAATGCATTGCCGGGCCAACCAAATGGCATCGGCTTTAATCAGTACGCAGGATATGTGACTGTTGATGCACAAGCCGGAAGAGCCTTGTTTTACTATTTTGTTGAGTCACCAGAAAACTCTTCCACAAATCCCTTGGTTTTGTGGTTAAATGGAG GACCAGGATGTTCCTCATTTGGGAACGGAGCCATGACTGAATTAGGACCTTTCAGAGTAAATAGTGACGGAAAGACACTATTCCAAAATGAATATGCATGGAACAATG TGGCAAATGTAATATTCCTGGAATCTCCAGCTGGGGTAGGCTTTTCATATTCGAATACAACTTCAGACTATGATCACGCAGGTGATAACAGCACTGCAGCTGATTCTTACACCTTTCTTGTAAACTGGCTTGAGAGGTTCCCCCAATATaaaaatagagattttttCATTACTGGTGAGAGCTACGCCGGTCACTACGTCCCTCAGCTTGCAGACACCATTGTATCTCACAACAAAGTTGCAAATCAAACTATAATCAATCTCAAAGGAGTTGCG ATTGGTAATGGAGTGCTAAACGATCCTACTGATGAATGGGGAGCCGTTGATTTTTATTGGAGCCATGCTTTAATTTCTGATGAAAGCTACAAAGGGATCCACACATATTGTGACTTTACAAGTGAAAATAGTACGGAACAATGTGACAAGTTTCTATCTCAGTCCTCGGACGAGATAGGAGATATATTTGGTTACAATATTTATGCCCCATTTTGCAACGGGACTGGTACCCAAGGAAATCCATCTGGTTCA GTCAATGAGTTCGATCCCTGCTCACGCGACTATGTGAATACCTATCTGAATAGTCCACAGGTTCAAACCGCTCTTCATGTAAATCCTACAAAATGGAGTAGTTGCAG TGCTATTGGCTGGACTGATAGTCCTCCGACAGTCCTACCGCTCATCAAGGATCTCATGGCTAACGGCATAAGAGTGTGGATTTACAG CGGCGACATAGATGGAGTTGTGCCAATTACATCAACCAGATACTCGATATCAAGCCTCAACCTTCCCATCAAGACGCCTTGGTATCCGTGGTACATCAACGCCAATGAG GTGGGAGGGTACGTGGAGGGATATGAAGGATTGACATTTGTTACAGTGAGAGGAGCGGGACATTTTGTTCCAAGCTACCAGCCGAAGCGTGCACTCGTTATGATCGCGTCATTTCTTCAAGGAATCCTCCCTCCTTCTGAGTCCTGA
- the LOC102616947 gene encoding uncharacterized protein LOC102616947 — protein sequence MSDTKAETAYKSLSSILTNTPPSSQNPASSLLYDPEISSQVSALLRHPNSGAGDDNLCRWLYDTFQSSDPQLQLVVVRFLPIIAGVYLSRVTLRKPLAGFEAVLLALYSHETTSRKGQSLTVNVPDLSHPSIYHESKAPSKNNATDLNLAVISPSLEPHGTVRSTRRARIVGVALELYYSKIPQMPVGSKIEFCEFCQAWAGQDGDMRKDGNGGDEAINQKVGISKEGRIPLPWELLQPVLRILGHCLLGSNKKNKELYEAACCASRSLYARSLHDINPNAILATGSLVRLAKMGLDSQNDQVDHTEVPWTRVISL from the coding sequence atgtcaGACACGAAAGCAGAAACAGCATACAAATCCCTCTCAAGTATCCTCACCAACACCCCTCCTTCCTCTCAAAACCCGGCGTCCTCTCTTCTCTACGACCCCGAAATCTCCTCCCAAGTCTCCGCCCTCCTCCGGCATCCAAACTCCGGCGCCGGCGATGACAACCTCTGCCGCTGGCTCTACGACACATTCCAATCATCCGACCCGCAACTGCAGCTGGTCGTCGTCCGTTTCCTCCCCATAATCGCCGGCGTTTACCTCTCCCGTGTCACCCTTCGTAAACCCTTAGCCGGTTTCGAGGCCGTTCTCTTAGCCCTCTACTCCCACGAGACCACGTCACGCAAAGGACAGTCACTGACTGTAAACGTCCCCGATTTGTCACACCCAAGTATATATCACGAATCCAAAGCGCCATCGAAGAACAACGCCACGGATTTGAACCTAGCGGTGATATCTCCGAGCTTGGAGCCACACGGAACGGTGAGATCCACAAGGAGAGCAAGAATTGTTGGGGTCGCGTTGGAGTTATATTACAGTAAGATCCCACAAATGCCTGTAGGATCCAAGATTGAGTTCTGCGAGTTTTGTCAAGCTTGGGCTGGCCAGGATGGAGATATGCGTAAAGATGGAAACGGTGGTGATGAAGCTATAAATCAAAAGGTGGGGATTAGTAAAGAGGGGAGAATTCCATTGCCTTGGGAACTGTTGCAACCGGTTTTGAGGATTTTGGGGCATTGCCTTTTGGGTTCGAATAAGAAGAATAAGGAGCTGTATGAAGCTGCTTGTTGTGCAAGTAGAAGTTTGTACGCTAGGTCTTTACATGATATAAACCCTAATGCGATATTGGCAACTGGGAGTTTGGTTAGACTGGCGAAGATGGGTTTGGATTCTCAGAATGATCAGGTTGATCATACTGAGGTACCATGGACTAGAGTCATCTCACTTTAA
- the LOC102616651 gene encoding serine carboxypeptidase 1-like, which translates to MSTCLLILLITFAEANQADSLDKLIKSKRLKDCPLAELQADEKEYYSAANTYIKPQQNGLMQADKIKLLPGQSNGVDFDQYSGYVTVDPKSGRSLFYYFAESPQNSSTNPSLLWLDGGPGCSSLAYGAVTESGSFRMNKDGKTLFRNNYAWNNGDKTLRLFTPDIYFFHLLYIIKYVMSIKKRKKKKKKSMLCLQTIFVCSGKRDILGIQRGWGFGTQVQLRTISLMVTNSMIKINIPFLIKWLERFPQY; encoded by the exons ATGTCTACTTGCCTTTTAATATTACTAATTACATTCGCTGAAGCCAATCAAGCTGATAGTCTTGACAAACTGATCAAGTCCAAGAGGTTGAAAGACTGTCCTCTGGCTGAACTGCAAGCTGATGAAAAAGAGTATTATTCAGCTGCTAATACTTATATTAAGCCTCAGCAAAATGGTTTAATGCAAGCTGACAAGATTAAATTGCTGCCTGGCCAGTCTAACGGTGTTGATTTTGACCAATACTCCGGCTATGTAACGGTTGATCCCAAGAGTGGACGTTCACTCTTCTACTATTTTGCTGAATCCCCACAGAATTCTTCCACCAATCCTTCTTTGTTGTGGCTCGATGGAg GACCGGGATGTTCATCTCTGGCATATGGAGCCGTGACCGAATCAGGATCCTTCAGAATGAATAAAGATGGAAAAACGCTTTTCAGAAACAATTATGCATGGAATAATGGGGATAAAACTTTACGGCTGTTTACAcctgatatatatttttttcatttgttatatataattaagtacGTCATGTctatcaaaaaaagaaaaaaaaaaaagaaaaaaagtatgtTATGTTTACAAACAATTTTTGTATGCAGTGGCAAACGTGATATTCTTGGAATCCAGCGGGGGTGGGGTTTTGGTACTCAAGTACAACTTCGGACTATAAGCTTAATGGTGACAAATTCAATGATCAAGATTAATATACCTTTTCTTATCAAGTGGCTTGAAAGGTTCCCGCAATATTAA